One Curtobacterium sp. MCLR17_032 genomic window carries:
- a CDS encoding phosphatase domain-containing protein produces the protein MPESTPPDPAAPRDTVPTPEGSAAPGRDARSVEREHDRREQSPWGIQQWETAIPEPILHRAARIEDAVQEYREQHARKRGQVPTVIPYTGYGAPGWVRVLCRVLLTRRGLASDVSYAGVRGWRSFTSVAVDHAEVTITAGGSTHTVQSDRGGVVDAIVPIDLEPGWQTIRLSAGGMRDVDADVFVVHPDTRFGLLSDIDDTVMVTSLPRPMLAAWNSFVLTEHARRPVPGMSVLYERVLAQHPGAPTVYLSTGAWNVAPTLQRFLTRNMYPSGTLLLTDWGPTHDRFFRSGQQHKQDNLRRLARDFPDIQWLLVGDDGQHDEHLYGEFAREHPDNVAAVAIRQLSTSEAVLAGGRSRAQERTRDSTVPWVYAPDGAGLWTELGRVGIAELD, from the coding sequence ATGCCCGAGTCGACGCCTCCGGACCCTGCCGCGCCCCGGGACACCGTCCCGACGCCCGAGGGCAGCGCAGCTCCGGGCCGGGACGCCCGGTCCGTGGAACGCGAGCACGACCGGCGCGAACAGTCCCCCTGGGGCATCCAGCAGTGGGAGACCGCGATCCCCGAACCGATCCTGCACCGGGCCGCCCGCATCGAGGACGCCGTGCAGGAGTACCGCGAACAGCACGCCCGGAAGCGCGGTCAGGTCCCGACGGTCATCCCCTACACGGGCTACGGCGCACCGGGGTGGGTCCGCGTGCTCTGCCGGGTGCTGCTCACCCGCCGCGGCCTGGCCTCCGACGTCTCGTACGCGGGCGTCCGCGGCTGGCGCAGCTTCACCAGCGTGGCCGTCGACCACGCCGAGGTCACCATCACCGCCGGCGGCAGCACCCACACCGTGCAGAGCGACCGTGGCGGGGTCGTCGATGCCATCGTCCCGATCGACCTCGAACCCGGCTGGCAGACGATCCGCCTGTCCGCCGGTGGCATGCGCGACGTGGACGCGGACGTCTTCGTGGTGCACCCGGACACCCGCTTCGGCCTGCTGTCGGACATCGACGACACCGTGATGGTGACGAGCCTGCCCCGTCCGATGCTGGCCGCCTGGAACTCGTTCGTGCTCACCGAGCACGCCCGACGTCCGGTGCCGGGCATGTCGGTCCTCTACGAGCGCGTCCTGGCGCAGCACCCGGGCGCGCCCACCGTGTACCTGTCCACCGGCGCCTGGAACGTGGCACCGACGCTGCAGCGCTTCCTGACCCGGAACATGTACCCGTCCGGCACCCTGCTGCTCACCGACTGGGGCCCCACCCACGACCGGTTCTTCCGCAGCGGGCAGCAGCACAAGCAGGACAACCTGCGCCGCCTCGCCCGGGACTTCCCGGACATCCAGTGGCTCCTCGTCGGCGACGACGGGCAGCACGACGAGCACCTCTACGGCGAGTTCGCCAGGGAGCACCCGGACAACGTCGCCGCGGTCGCGATCCGGCAGCTGTCCACCAGCGAGGCGGTCCTGGCCGGTGGTCGGTCGCGTGCCCAGGAGCGCACCCGCGACTCCACCGTGCCGTGGGTCTACGCCCCGGACGGCGCCGGTCTCTGGACCGAACTCGGACGCGTCGGGATCGCCGAACTCGACTGA
- a CDS encoding TetR/AcrR family transcriptional regulator — MLVTEVSNALPGGSSLLRNEPVQARSSARLAGLLDAAAAVIDEIGFERLTTAMVAERAGASIGTVYRYFPDRIAVVEALAIRCTQRLASRFVETLDASGATTWQEGCDALVDMTAEMYRTEPGFRAIRFADIDTTSGDEDADRLAALGGAVGTVMRERFDLPQTDAVNRAWVVLAESAHAVLARAHVDRDHPDTELIAAYRAMSRPYLESVIGAS, encoded by the coding sequence GTGCTCGTCACCGAGGTTTCGAACGCACTGCCGGGGGGATCATCACTGCTCAGGAACGAGCCGGTCCAGGCCCGCAGCTCGGCGCGCCTCGCGGGCCTGCTCGACGCCGCTGCCGCGGTCATCGACGAGATCGGCTTCGAGCGGCTCACGACCGCCATGGTCGCCGAGCGCGCCGGCGCGTCCATCGGCACGGTCTACCGGTACTTCCCGGACCGCATCGCCGTGGTCGAGGCCCTGGCCATCCGCTGCACCCAGCGCCTCGCCTCCCGCTTCGTCGAGACGCTCGACGCCTCGGGTGCCACGACGTGGCAGGAAGGCTGCGACGCGCTCGTCGACATGACGGCGGAGATGTACCGCACCGAGCCCGGCTTCCGGGCCATCCGGTTCGCCGACATCGACACCACCTCCGGTGACGAGGACGCCGACCGGCTCGCCGCGCTCGGTGGGGCCGTCGGCACCGTGATGCGCGAGCGGTTCGACCTGCCGCAGACCGACGCGGTGAACCGCGCGTGGGTCGTCCTGGCGGAGTCGGCGCACGCAGTCCTCGCCCGCGCCCACGTCGACCGCGACCACCCCGACACCGAGCTGATCGCGGCGTACCGCGCGATGAGCCGGCCGTACCTGGAGTCGGTGATCGGGGCCTCCTGA
- a CDS encoding ATP-binding cassette domain-containing protein has translation MIEFRSVRKTYPDGTNAVESFDLVIPSRSTTVFVGSSGCGKTTLLRMINRMIDPTAGSVQIDGEDIAGVDPVQLRRRIGYVMQNAGLLPHRKVADNIATVPLLTGVSKADARKRALELMDTVGLDRSLADRYPSQLSGGQQQRVGVARGLAVDPNVLLMDEPFGAVDPLVRNDLQDELIRLQRELGKTVVFVTHDIDEAFKLGDQVVILKKGGEIAQQGTPAEILSAPADDFVANFIGVGRGRRSLRVEQTPTGPVVVDGDGRAAGVLTGPVGVVDAAAAVRSEAGTPSAPGAAAQGGSTR, from the coding sequence ATGATCGAGTTCCGCTCGGTGCGCAAGACCTACCCGGACGGCACGAACGCCGTCGAGTCGTTCGACCTCGTGATCCCCTCGCGGAGCACGACGGTGTTCGTCGGTTCGAGCGGTTGTGGCAAGACCACGCTCCTCCGGATGATCAACAGGATGATCGACCCGACCGCGGGGTCCGTCCAGATCGACGGCGAGGACATCGCCGGCGTCGACCCGGTGCAGCTGCGCCGTCGGATCGGCTACGTGATGCAGAACGCCGGGCTGCTGCCGCACCGCAAGGTGGCCGACAACATCGCGACCGTGCCGCTGCTCACCGGCGTCTCGAAGGCCGACGCGCGGAAGCGCGCGCTCGAGCTCATGGACACGGTGGGTCTCGACCGGTCCCTGGCCGACCGCTACCCCTCGCAGCTCTCCGGCGGACAGCAGCAGCGCGTCGGCGTCGCCCGTGGTCTCGCGGTCGACCCGAACGTCCTGCTCATGGACGAACCGTTCGGCGCCGTCGACCCGCTCGTCCGCAACGACCTGCAGGACGAGCTGATCCGACTGCAGCGTGAGCTCGGCAAGACCGTCGTCTTCGTCACGCACGACATCGACGAGGCCTTCAAGCTCGGCGACCAGGTCGTGATCCTCAAGAAGGGCGGCGAGATCGCCCAGCAGGGGACCCCCGCCGAGATCCTGTCCGCGCCGGCGGACGACTTCGTCGCGAACTTCATCGGCGTGGGCCGGGGCCGTCGGTCCCTCCGCGTCGAGCAGACCCCGACCGGTCCGGTCGTCGTGGACGGGGACGGTCGCGCCGCCGGCGTCCTGACCGGTCCCGTCGGCGTCGTCGACGCCGCTGCCGCTGTCCGCTCCGAGGCCGGGACGCCCAGCGCCCCGGGTGCTGCGGCGCAGGGTGGGAGCACCCGGTGA
- a CDS encoding ABC transporter permease has translation MNWVLSNLDTIGDDTVAHLAIAIPPIIVAFLLSIPIGWLVVRLRRPGARRVSSGLGGGIVTLAGLLYAIPSLPLFIALPGLIGTGLQDPVNVVVGLTLYGLALMVRSTVDGLGSVDPDTTSAATAMGYSGAQRFFRVDLPLAGPVLLAGLRVVSVSTISLTTVGAVLGIQSLGSLFTDGIGRNIPEEILAGVVMVLVLAFAIDGLLVLLGRIVMPWTRRSAPSKRATRRVLQNAEVTS, from the coding sequence GTGAACTGGGTGCTGTCGAACCTCGACACGATCGGGGACGACACGGTCGCGCACCTGGCGATCGCGATCCCGCCGATCATCGTCGCGTTCCTGCTGTCGATCCCGATCGGCTGGCTCGTCGTCCGACTCCGCCGGCCCGGTGCACGTCGGGTGAGCAGCGGTCTGGGTGGCGGCATCGTCACGCTCGCCGGGCTGCTCTACGCCATCCCGTCGCTCCCGCTGTTCATCGCCCTGCCGGGGCTCATCGGCACCGGACTCCAGGACCCGGTGAACGTCGTCGTCGGCCTGACGCTCTACGGCCTCGCGCTGATGGTCCGCTCGACCGTCGACGGCCTCGGCTCGGTCGACCCGGACACCACCTCGGCCGCGACCGCGATGGGGTACTCGGGAGCACAGCGCTTCTTCCGCGTCGACCTGCCGCTCGCCGGCCCCGTGCTGCTCGCCGGCCTCCGGGTCGTCTCGGTGTCGACCATCTCGCTGACCACGGTCGGCGCGGTCCTCGGCATCCAGAGCCTCGGGTCGCTCTTCACCGACGGCATCGGTCGGAACATCCCCGAGGAGATCCTCGCGGGTGTCGTGATGGTGCTCGTCCTGGCGTTCGCGATCGACGGGCTGCTCGTGCTGCTCGGCCGCATCGTGATGCCGTGGACGCGTCGTTCGGCGCCGTCGAAGCGTGCGACCCGCCGCGTGCTCCAGAACGCGGAGGTCACCTCATGA
- a CDS encoding ABC transporter permease, whose product MIIGQAFGWVFDPANYAGPDAVPERLWEHIWISLLAVLIASVIAIPIGYAIGHTGKARGFAIALSGGIRALPTLGVLTLVGLMLGANLQAPLLALVVLAIPSVLAGAYAGIESVEPVTVDAARAQGMTEWQILTKVEIPLGLPLLVGGVRAAVLQVVATATLAAYVGSGGLGGYVFLGLKTQDYAMMLGASILVIALAIAFEIVFSVLQRAVVPAGVADRPTRRRSGSRERPHTPIPEGTPS is encoded by the coding sequence ATGATCATCGGACAGGCCTTCGGCTGGGTGTTCGACCCCGCCAACTACGCCGGCCCGGACGCCGTGCCCGAGCGGCTGTGGGAACACATCTGGATCTCGCTGCTCGCCGTCCTCATCGCGTCGGTGATCGCCATCCCGATCGGCTACGCCATCGGCCACACCGGCAAGGCCCGCGGCTTCGCGATCGCCCTGTCCGGCGGCATCCGCGCCCTGCCGACACTCGGCGTGCTAACCCTGGTGGGCCTCATGCTCGGCGCCAACCTGCAGGCACCCCTGCTCGCGCTCGTCGTCCTGGCGATCCCGTCGGTGCTCGCCGGTGCCTACGCCGGCATCGAGTCCGTCGAACCGGTGACCGTCGACGCCGCTCGGGCGCAGGGCATGACCGAGTGGCAGATCCTGACCAAGGTCGAGATCCCGCTCGGCCTGCCGCTGCTCGTCGGTGGCGTCCGAGCCGCCGTGCTCCAGGTCGTCGCCACCGCCACCCTCGCCGCGTACGTCGGCTCCGGCGGGCTCGGTGGTTACGTGTTCCTCGGGCTGAAGACCCAGGACTACGCCATGATGCTCGGCGCCTCCATCCTCGTGATCGCACTCGCGATCGCGTTCGAGATCGTCTTCTCCGTGCTCCAGCGGGCGGTGGTGCCCGCGGGCGTCGCCGACCGTCCGACACGGCGTCGCTCGGGATCGCGTGAGCGGCCCCACACACCCATCCCGGAAGGAACCCCCTCGTGA
- a CDS encoding ABC transporter substrate-binding protein: MITAPKLRAGIAAAVAVGVAAALAGCSSSSPLDSGSSTSSDSKTIVVGSQQYYSNEIIAELYAQVLEKDGFQVKRNFNIGQREVYLPQLEKGAIDVMPEYGGNLLQYFDKNSTAKTESEITAGLEKALPKGLRALDAAEATDQDSYTVTKKFSEENDVTSLADLSKVKGTLTVGANSENQTRPYGPKGLKSVYGVTVQSKAIEDSGGALTVKALKDGTVQLADIYTADPSIKANDFVVLKDPKNLIVPQNVTPVVSSKVDDKAAADIDKVSKVLTTDALIELNTKSTVDKEKASKIAKDFLTDEGLL, translated from the coding sequence GTGATCACAGCACCCAAGCTCCGCGCCGGCATCGCCGCCGCGGTCGCCGTCGGCGTGGCCGCCGCCCTCGCCGGCTGCTCCTCCAGCAGCCCGCTCGACAGCGGCTCCAGCACCTCCTCCGACTCGAAGACGATCGTCGTCGGGTCGCAGCAGTACTACTCGAACGAGATCATCGCCGAGCTCTACGCCCAGGTCCTCGAGAAGGACGGCTTCCAGGTGAAGCGGAACTTCAACATCGGGCAGCGCGAGGTCTACCTCCCGCAGCTCGAGAAGGGCGCGATCGACGTCATGCCGGAGTACGGCGGCAACCTGCTGCAGTACTTCGACAAGAACTCGACCGCGAAGACCGAGTCGGAGATCACGGCCGGGCTCGAGAAGGCCCTGCCGAAGGGGCTCCGTGCCCTGGACGCTGCCGAGGCCACCGACCAGGACAGTTACACCGTCACGAAGAAGTTCTCCGAGGAGAACGACGTGACGAGCCTCGCCGACCTGTCGAAGGTCAAGGGCACGCTGACGGTCGGCGCGAACTCGGAGAACCAGACGCGTCCGTACGGTCCGAAGGGCCTGAAGTCCGTGTACGGCGTCACGGTCCAGTCCAAGGCGATCGAGGACTCCGGCGGGGCCCTGACGGTCAAGGCGCTCAAGGACGGCACCGTGCAGCTCGCGGACATCTACACCGCCGACCCGAGCATCAAGGCCAACGACTTCGTGGTCCTCAAGGACCCGAAGAACCTCATCGTGCCGCAGAACGTCACCCCGGTGGTGTCGAGCAAGGTCGACGACAAGGCCGCGGCGGACATCGACAAGGTGAGCAAGGTCCTGACGACCGACGCGCTCATCGAGCTCAACACCAAGAGCACCGTCGACAAGGAGAAGGCCTCGAAGATCGCGAAGGACTTCCTGACCGACGAGGGCCTGCTCTAG
- a CDS encoding cytochrome ubiquinol oxidase subunit I: MNDLLDPLLLSRWQFGLTTIYHFLFVPLTIGMAVVVAVFQTAWVRTGRAHYLQLTRFFGRIFLINFAMGVVTGIVQEFQFGMNWSDYSRFVGDVFGAPLALEGILAFFFEAAFIGVWIFGWDRLPKKLHLASIWCVSAGTIMSAYFIIAANAFMQHPVGYAINAAKGRAELTDIWAVLGNKVALAAFPHTIFACFMVAAGVIISVAAYHLARNQNLETMMPALKFGLWTMVAAGALTVLTGDQLGLTMVDTQPMKMAAAEALYNTATGKDASFSIFTLGTPDGVTELFSIRVPYLLSFLSTHTFTGTVEGINDLQAQYTQVYGPGNYKPIIWVTYWSFRWMIALGMGAVLVSLAGLWLTRKGRFPQQRWIWRIAIWAVPLPMAAMIVGWVFTEMGRQPWLVFGLLKTADGVSPNVTGLEVLISLVVFTLIYGSLAVVEFRLIKKVAQEGPAAPAEVDAETGEVKHEVTVY; encoded by the coding sequence ATGAACGACCTCCTGGACCCGCTCCTGCTGTCGCGGTGGCAGTTCGGTCTGACGACGATCTACCACTTCCTCTTCGTCCCGCTGACGATCGGCATGGCCGTCGTCGTCGCGGTGTTCCAGACCGCCTGGGTCCGGACCGGGCGGGCGCACTACCTGCAGCTCACCCGCTTCTTCGGACGCATCTTCCTCATCAACTTCGCGATGGGGGTCGTCACCGGCATCGTGCAGGAGTTCCAGTTCGGCATGAACTGGTCCGACTACTCCCGCTTCGTCGGCGACGTCTTCGGCGCCCCGCTCGCGCTCGAGGGCATCCTGGCGTTCTTCTTCGAGGCCGCGTTCATCGGCGTCTGGATCTTCGGCTGGGACCGGCTGCCGAAGAAGCTGCACCTGGCGAGCATCTGGTGCGTCAGCGCGGGCACGATCATGTCGGCGTACTTCATCATCGCCGCCAACGCGTTCATGCAGCACCCGGTCGGCTACGCGATCAACGCGGCGAAGGGTCGTGCCGAACTCACCGACATCTGGGCCGTCCTCGGCAACAAGGTCGCCCTGGCCGCCTTCCCGCACACGATCTTCGCGTGCTTCATGGTCGCCGCCGGCGTGATCATCTCGGTCGCCGCGTACCACCTGGCGCGCAACCAGAACCTCGAGACGATGATGCCGGCGCTGAAGTTCGGCCTCTGGACGATGGTCGCCGCGGGTGCGCTGACGGTCCTGACCGGTGACCAGCTCGGACTCACCATGGTCGACACGCAGCCGATGAAGATGGCCGCCGCCGAGGCGCTCTACAACACCGCGACCGGCAAGGACGCCTCGTTCTCGATCTTCACGCTCGGCACACCCGACGGTGTCACCGAACTGTTCTCGATCCGCGTGCCCTACCTGCTGTCCTTCCTGTCGACGCACACCTTCACCGGCACGGTCGAGGGCATCAACGACCTGCAGGCGCAGTACACGCAGGTCTACGGCCCGGGGAACTACAAGCCGATCATCTGGGTGACCTACTGGTCCTTCCGCTGGATGATCGCGCTCGGGATGGGTGCCGTGCTGGTCTCGCTCGCCGGGCTCTGGCTGACCCGCAAGGGCCGCTTCCCGCAGCAGCGGTGGATCTGGCGCATCGCGATCTGGGCGGTGCCGCTGCCGATGGCCGCGATGATCGTCGGCTGGGTCTTCACCGAGATGGGCCGCCAGCCGTGGCTCGTGTTCGGCCTGCTCAAGACGGCCGACGGGGTCTCCCCGAACGTGACGGGCCTCGAGGTCCTCATCTCGCTCGTCGTGTTCACCCTCATCTACGGATCCCTCGCGGTGGTCGAGTTCCGACTCATCAAGAAGGTCGCCCAGGAGGGCCCGGCCGCACCGGCCGAGGTCGACGCGGAGACCGGCGAGGTCAAGCACGAAGTGACGGTCTACTAG
- the cydB gene encoding cytochrome d ubiquinol oxidase subunit II → MDLPVLWFAIVGLFFVGYFVLDGFDFGVGMSLPFLGKDDTDRRVLINTIGPVWDLNETWVIVAGACLFAAFPEWYATMFSGFYLALLLILAALILRGVSFEYRHQNKHLAWKRRFDLMIVVGSAVPSFLWGVAFGNVVRGIPMDSGHNYTGTLFDLLNPFALLAGATTLLVFFTHGVVFVALKTEGEMRERAMRLAKRAGVVTIVVAAVFLVTMALVRSTPTSLVLSAVGAVALVVAVLCAARGREGRAFALMAVTIAAVVLAMFTAVFPDVMPATNDPANSLTVANASSGTYTLTVMSWVALVCIPLVLAYQAWTYWVFRKRVSRATVAQAAH, encoded by the coding sequence ATGGACCTGCCCGTTCTGTGGTTCGCGATCGTCGGACTCTTCTTCGTCGGGTACTTCGTACTCGACGGGTTCGACTTCGGCGTCGGCATGTCCCTGCCGTTCCTCGGCAAGGACGACACCGACCGCCGCGTCCTCATCAACACCATCGGCCCCGTCTGGGACCTCAACGAGACCTGGGTGATCGTCGCCGGCGCCTGCCTGTTCGCCGCCTTCCCCGAGTGGTACGCGACGATGTTCTCCGGCTTCTACCTGGCGCTGCTGCTCATCCTCGCCGCGCTGATCCTGCGCGGGGTGTCGTTCGAGTACCGGCACCAGAACAAGCACCTGGCGTGGAAGCGTCGCTTCGACCTGATGATCGTGGTCGGCAGCGCGGTGCCGTCGTTCCTCTGGGGCGTCGCGTTCGGCAACGTCGTCCGCGGGATCCCGATGGACTCCGGACACAACTACACCGGCACGCTGTTCGACCTGCTCAACCCCTTCGCACTGCTCGCCGGTGCCACCACGCTGCTGGTCTTCTTCACCCACGGCGTCGTGTTCGTGGCGTTGAAGACCGAGGGCGAGATGCGCGAGCGGGCGATGCGCCTGGCGAAGCGCGCCGGCGTGGTCACGATCGTCGTGGCGGCGGTCTTCCTGGTCACGATGGCGCTCGTCCGGTCCACCCCGACGTCGCTCGTGCTCTCCGCCGTCGGCGCCGTGGCCCTGGTCGTCGCGGTCCTCTGTGCCGCACGTGGCCGGGAGGGACGTGCCTTCGCCCTGATGGCCGTCACCATCGCGGCGGTCGTCCTGGCGATGTTCACCGCGGTGTTCCCGGACGTCATGCCCGCCACGAACGACCCGGCGAACAGCTTGACCGTCGCCAACGCCTCGTCCGGCACGTACACGCTGACGGTGATGAGCTGGGTCGCGCTGGTCTGCATCCCGCTCGTGCTCGCCTACCAGGCGTGGACGTACTGGGTCTTCCGCAAGCGGGTCTCGCGCGCCACCGTCGCGCAGGCCGCGCACTGA
- the cydD gene encoding thiol reductant ABC exporter subunit CydD: MKPLDPRLLRLSRTARGFVVAAAGTGAVRTIATIAIAWGIAAAVTQVVDAVRAGVVPATFAGTLALLGGAFLLRAVASWATDDLAARAGARVKSELRAAVLRRAADRGPGWLAGRSSAGFATTLGPGLDALDAYFGRYLPQLALTAVATPLLLVAIGSGDLTSAVVIVCAIPVIPVFMVLIGLATRSLQQQQADALARLGGAFTEAVEGLATLKVFGRARRQVGRIGQVTDEYRRGTIGVLRLSFVSGFALELAASLSVALVAVSIGIRLVDGSLGLGAAMFVLVLAPEAFAPLRQVGADFHAAQDGVAASQAVLDVLDDPDGAAPEGPTPVGSAPIRSDSAALVLAGLTVHRPETVVGPVDLTAPAGTVVALAGPSGSGKSSLIAAIRGVLPADGTVTVPGRADLPVRDRTSWVDQRPRLVRGTVAENVALSADPDTADVRTALGAVGLGVDPGLPVGSGGSGLSGGQAQRVAVARGLYRAARQQTPLVLLDEPTSALDAESEAQVVAAVRRLADAGAVVVVASHRPAVVAAADVVVAIGASGSVTVSSRRSAQEVSA; the protein is encoded by the coding sequence GTGAAGCCGCTCGACCCCCGCCTGCTCCGTCTGTCCCGGACGGCACGCGGCTTCGTCGTGGCCGCCGCCGGCACCGGCGCGGTCCGGACGATCGCGACCATCGCGATCGCGTGGGGGATCGCGGCCGCCGTGACCCAGGTCGTCGACGCGGTCCGTGCCGGTGTCGTCCCCGCGACGTTCGCCGGCACGCTCGCGCTGCTCGGCGGTGCGTTCCTGCTGCGGGCGGTCGCGTCCTGGGCGACCGACGACCTCGCCGCCCGCGCGGGTGCTCGCGTGAAGAGTGAGCTCCGCGCCGCCGTGCTCCGGCGCGCGGCCGACCGGGGCCCCGGGTGGCTCGCCGGTCGCTCGAGCGCCGGCTTCGCCACGACGCTCGGCCCCGGGCTCGACGCGCTCGACGCCTACTTCGGCCGCTACCTGCCGCAGCTCGCCCTGACCGCGGTCGCGACCCCGCTGCTGCTCGTCGCGATCGGCTCCGGCGACCTGACGAGCGCCGTCGTGATCGTGTGCGCGATACCGGTGATCCCGGTGTTCATGGTCCTCATCGGGCTCGCCACCCGCTCGCTGCAGCAGCAGCAGGCGGACGCGCTCGCCCGACTCGGCGGGGCCTTCACCGAGGCCGTCGAGGGACTCGCGACCCTCAAGGTCTTCGGCCGGGCCCGCCGCCAGGTCGGCCGCATCGGGCAGGTCACCGACGAGTACCGCCGGGGCACGATCGGCGTGCTCCGGCTGTCGTTCGTCAGCGGCTTCGCCCTCGAGCTCGCCGCGAGCCTGTCGGTCGCGCTCGTCGCGGTGTCGATCGGCATCCGGTTGGTCGACGGCTCGCTCGGCCTCGGTGCGGCGATGTTCGTGCTGGTCCTCGCCCCGGAGGCGTTCGCCCCGCTCCGGCAGGTCGGCGCCGACTTCCACGCGGCCCAGGACGGGGTGGCGGCGTCGCAGGCCGTCCTCGACGTGCTCGACGACCCGGACGGGGCGGCGCCGGAGGGTCCCACTCCGGTGGGTTCGGCTCCGATCCGGTCGGACTCCGCCGCCCTCGTCCTCGCCGGGCTGACCGTGCACCGCCCCGAGACCGTCGTCGGTCCGGTCGATCTCACCGCCCCGGCCGGCACCGTCGTCGCCCTCGCCGGCCCGAGCGGCTCCGGCAAGTCCAGCCTGATCGCCGCGATCCGCGGCGTACTGCCCGCCGACGGCACCGTCACCGTGCCCGGCCGCGCCGACCTGCCGGTCCGTGACCGCACCTCCTGGGTCGACCAGCGTCCGCGCCTGGTGCGCGGCACGGTCGCCGAGAACGTCGCGCTCTCCGCCGACCCGGACACGGCCGACGTGCGGACCGCACTCGGTGCGGTGGGGCTGGGAGTCGACCCGGGCCTCCCGGTCGGCAGCGGCGGGTCCGGACTGTCCGGCGGCCAGGCCCAGCGTGTCGCCGTCGCCCGCGGCCTGTACCGCGCGGCCCGGCAGCAGACGCCGCTGGTGCTGCTCGACGAGCCGACGTCGGCCCTCGACGCCGAGTCCGAGGCGCAGGTCGTCGCCGCCGTCCGCCGCCTGGCGGACGCGGGGGCGGTCGTCGTCGTCGCGAGCCACCGACCCGCGGTCGTGGCCGCGGCCGACGTCGTCGTCGCGATCGGCGCCTCCGGCTCCGTCACGGTCTCGTCCCGGCGATCCGCCCAGGAGGTGTCCGCATGA